A single window of Coleofasciculus chthonoplastes PCC 7420 DNA harbors:
- a CDS encoding ZIP family metal transporter → MNPILAGFIASLLAGLATFVGALPVFLPIRLTHRLQAIALGFGGGVMLAATAFSLIVPGKDAAISQGASPMNAALIMSVAIAQPLLPWGMAFAAGAMLFVISDEIIPESHHQGREHEATIGIIVGFVIMMLLDIGLG, encoded by the coding sequence ATGAATCCAATTCTTGCGGGTTTTATCGCCAGTTTGCTGGCGGGACTCGCAACCTTTGTCGGTGCGTTACCTGTATTTTTACCGATTCGCTTGACCCACCGATTACAAGCGATCGCGTTAGGATTCGGGGGTGGCGTAATGCTAGCTGCGACGGCGTTTTCATTAATTGTACCGGGTAAAGATGCGGCGATTTCTCAAGGCGCTTCCCCGATGAATGCGGCGTTAATTATGAGTGTGGCGATCGCACAACCACTTTTACCCTGGGGAATGGCATTTGCAGCGGGTGCGATGCTATTTGTGATTAGCGATGAAATTATCCCCGAATCCCATCATCAAGGTCGCGAACACGAAGCCACAATTGGGATTATAGTAGGATTCGTGATCATGATGCTTCTCGATATTGGCTTAGGTTGA
- a CDS encoding alpha/beta fold hydrolase — protein sequence MITQPRIQNNPLEKHLWTWQGHSIQYTVQGTGQPLVLIHGFGASIGHWRKNIPVLADAGYRVFAIDLLGFGGSDKPALDYSLEVWQKQIKDFWDAHIQEPTVFIGNSIGALLSLMVVTQYPDIAVGGVLINCAGGLNHRPDELNLPLRLVMGTFNKLVSSKTVGPFLFNRIRQKNRIRNTLRQVYCDPQAITEELVDLLYQPSCDPGAQQVFASVLTGPAGPAPGELLPKLNRPLLVLWGENDPWTPINGAAIYQQQRQMEKDVEFFAIPQAGHCPHDEKPEMVNSLILDWLSQMT from the coding sequence GTGATTACCCAACCGCGAATCCAGAACAACCCCTTAGAAAAGCACCTTTGGACTTGGCAAGGTCACTCAATTCAATACACCGTCCAGGGAACAGGTCAACCCTTGGTATTGATTCACGGCTTTGGTGCATCCATTGGACATTGGCGCAAGAATATCCCGGTGCTAGCGGATGCGGGATATCGGGTGTTTGCGATTGATCTGTTAGGGTTCGGCGGATCAGATAAACCTGCCTTAGACTACAGCTTAGAGGTATGGCAGAAACAGATCAAAGACTTCTGGGACGCCCATATTCAGGAACCAACCGTATTTATTGGCAACTCAATTGGGGCGCTATTGAGTTTAATGGTAGTTACCCAATACCCGGATATTGCCGTTGGTGGTGTTTTGATTAATTGTGCAGGGGGCTTAAACCACCGTCCCGATGAGTTAAATTTACCCTTACGGCTGGTGATGGGAACCTTTAACAAATTGGTTAGTTCTAAAACCGTCGGTCCGTTTTTATTTAACCGAATTCGCCAAAAAAACCGCATTCGCAACACCCTGCGTCAGGTTTACTGTGACCCCCAAGCGATTACGGAAGAATTAGTCGATTTACTCTACCAGCCCTCCTGTGATCCGGGTGCCCAACAGGTATTTGCATCTGTCTTAACGGGTCCTGCAGGTCCTGCGCCTGGGGAATTATTACCCAAATTAAACCGTCCTCTATTAGTTCTTTGGGGCGAAAATGACCCTTGGACACCAATTAATGGGGCGGCGATTTACCAGCAGCAGCGCCAAATGGAGAAGGATGTCGAGTTTTTTGCCATCCCCCAAGCGGGTCATTGTCCTCACGATGAGAAGCCAGAGATGGTTAATTCTCTAATTCTCGATTGGCTAAGTCAAATGACGTAG